In Cydia pomonella isolate Wapato2018A chromosome 1, ilCydPomo1, whole genome shotgun sequence, one genomic interval encodes:
- the LOC133518015 gene encoding uncharacterized protein LOC133518015 — protein sequence MECDNFMERITNMGCDKMQPKFVFRKNFEVKVPTRAEWTEGLQAPNSDENDIIWYTDGSTIVSGTGAGIYANDFSCSISMGNYVTIFQAETYAIIACVHENIVRQTQGKNIYMLRDSQAALKALMALRVDSRLVYNGVQALNKLGRQNRGQLVWIPGHEGFIGNENADELARAGSVSDHIGPEPFVGLSQGIIITAIKDHTKTRHQKEWDSLTGLKHSKLFIQGVDSGWSKKLWKLSRRQLQIIIGVFTGHYGVKGVLARMGHSDNTDCRMCGEEEETVTHLMCECHALARQRMKDFGAGYLEPKEFKRLPIRSIIRHMEMVKKALE from the coding sequence atggaatgtgacaatttcatggaaaggATAACGAATATGGGCTGCGATAAGATGCAACCCAAGTTTGTGTTCCGTAAGAATTTTGAAGTTAAAGTTCCAACAAGGGCTGAATGGACCGAAGGTCTTCAAGCACCAAATTCGGATGAAAACGACATCATATGGTACACAGACGGGTCCACGATAGTATCTGGTACGGGGGCAGGCATTTATGCAAATGACTTCAGTTGTAGCATAAGCATGGGTAATTACGTCACTATCTTCCAAGCCGAGACGTACGCTATAATTGCCTGTGTGCATGAGAATATAGTTAGGCAAACCCAAGGGAAGAATATCTATATGCTCAGAGACAGTCAGGCTGCACTCAAGGCGCTCATGGCGCTCAGAGTGGACTCTAGACTGGTATACAATGGTGTCCAAGCTCTGAACAAGCTTGGAAGACAAAATAGAGGGCAACTGGTATGGATTCCAGGGCACGAGGGattcataggcaatgaaaatgcagatgaacttgCCAGAGCCGGATCCGTAAGTGACCACATAGGtccggaaccattcgtggggctctcacagggaaTCATTATAACGGCTATCAAAGACCACACTAAGACCagacaccaaaaagaatgggacagtctgacgggtctaaagcactcaaagctcttcatacaaggagtagactccggttggagcaaaaagctatggaaacttagcaggagacaactccaaattataataggggtgtttacgggccattatggggtcaaaggggttttggccaggatgggacactccgacaacaccgattgtcgaatgtgtggtgaagaggaagagacagtaacacacctaatgtgtgaatgtcacgccctcgccagacaaagaatgaaggactttggagcaggctatctggaaccaaaggaattcaaaaggctacccataagatCCATTATCCggcacatggaaatggtcaaaaaagctcttgagtag